The nucleotide window ACGAGGGATGATACGCGAAGTTGAAGTCCAGGACGAGCTGGCCATTCTCGATGCCGAGGTCCGCACCTTTGACGCTGTCGAGCAGGTACCTGCCCGCGCCGTACGTTTCGGCTCCACTCGTCGCATCGCGAAATGGGAGGAAGATCCCGCCGCCGTACCCTTCCAACCAATAGAGTTCGAGCGCAAGTGGATGGCCCTGGAGGTCAAAACGGGCCACACCGAAGCGAACAAATCGGTAGGTACCGCCCCCGCTTGTGTGGAGATCGTAGAATGCAGTCTCGGCGGGCTCTACGTTCGCCAGGACACGGGCGCTCGGCTCGTAGTCGAAATATGGGAGC belongs to bacterium and includes:
- a CDS encoding DUF1684 domain-containing protein, with protein sequence MAIEHLELLDWKRRIFELYQAIRAAPDPRAAWASWRAGRDRLFATHAQSPIPRSERARFPGLPYFDYEPSARVLANVEPAETAFYDLHTSGGGTYRFVRFGVARFDLQGHPLALELYWLEGYGGGIFLPFRDATSGAETYGAGRYLLDSVKGADLGIENGQLVLDFNFAYHPSCVYDPRWVCPLAPPANRLPVPIRAGERLPAG